The Streptomyces sp. CC0208 genome window below encodes:
- a CDS encoding alpha/beta family hydrolase, which produces MKTEIISTGAGDARITWHPAKKPRLVLAVSHGAGGGIEARDLQALARVLPGHGASVALVEQPWRVACKKLAPAPKTLDVGWRGLWPALVKPGLPVVSGGRSAGARVACRTAVELGAAAVLALSFPLHPPGRPEKSRADELLGSGVPTLVVQGGNDPFGKPGEFPDGSFELVEVPYGDHGFAVPKRAEITQDEAVTVITDAVVKWVGSLR; this is translated from the coding sequence GTGAAGACCGAGATCATCAGCACCGGGGCCGGGGACGCCCGCATCACCTGGCACCCGGCGAAGAAGCCACGGCTCGTGCTGGCCGTCAGCCATGGCGCCGGCGGCGGCATCGAGGCGCGGGACCTCCAGGCGCTCGCCCGGGTGCTCCCCGGCCACGGAGCGAGCGTGGCGCTGGTCGAGCAGCCCTGGCGGGTGGCATGCAAGAAGCTCGCCCCCGCACCGAAGACGCTGGACGTGGGATGGCGGGGCCTGTGGCCCGCTCTCGTGAAGCCCGGCCTCCCGGTGGTCTCCGGAGGGCGCAGCGCGGGAGCCCGCGTCGCCTGCCGTACGGCCGTGGAACTGGGCGCCGCCGCGGTGCTCGCCCTGAGCTTCCCGCTGCACCCGCCGGGCAGGCCGGAGAAGTCGCGCGCCGACGAGTTGCTCGGATCCGGGGTGCCCACCCTGGTCGTACAGGGCGGCAACGACCCGTTCGGAAAGCCCGGCGAATTCCCGGACGGATCGTTCGAACTGGTCGAGGTGCCCTACGGCGATCACGGCTTCGCCGTACCGAAGCGGGCGGAGATCACCCAGGACGAGGCCGTGACGGTCATCACGGACGCGGTCGTGAAGTGGGTCGGGTCACTGAGGTAA
- a CDS encoding SOS response-associated peptidase: MCGRYAASRGPEDLAGIFEIETWEPEESLEPDYNVAPTKEVYAVLDRPLKDVSDPRPVRQLRKLKWGLVPSWSKTPEGAARMINARAETVHEKPSYKRAFATRRCVIPADGYYEWVTGVGERELEVEGRKKRPRKQPYFVLPADGSVFAMAGLYEFWRDKTLPDDHPQAWWATCSVITTEAETGPLAVSPAEGPRSLADIHPRMPLMLTPDRWDTWLDPSRTDLHDLRSLLAPPPEGLMRAYPVSTAVSNVRNNGPELLKELEGPEEGTLF; this comes from the coding sequence ATGTGCGGACGGTATGCAGCCAGTCGTGGGCCCGAGGATCTCGCGGGAATCTTTGAGATCGAGACGTGGGAACCCGAGGAATCCCTGGAGCCCGACTACAACGTGGCCCCGACCAAGGAGGTCTACGCCGTCCTTGACCGTCCTCTTAAGGACGTGTCCGACCCGCGACCGGTTCGGCAGCTGCGGAAGCTGAAGTGGGGCCTGGTCCCGAGCTGGTCGAAGACTCCCGAGGGCGCGGCCCGGATGATCAACGCGCGCGCGGAGACCGTGCACGAGAAGCCGTCGTACAAGAGGGCCTTCGCCACCCGCCGCTGCGTCATCCCCGCCGACGGCTACTACGAGTGGGTCACCGGCGTCGGCGAGCGGGAGCTGGAGGTCGAGGGCAGGAAGAAGCGGCCGCGCAAGCAGCCCTACTTCGTGCTGCCCGCCGACGGTTCGGTGTTCGCGATGGCCGGGCTGTACGAGTTCTGGCGGGACAAGACCCTGCCCGACGACCACCCGCAGGCCTGGTGGGCGACCTGCTCCGTGATCACCACCGAGGCGGAGACCGGCCCGCTGGCCGTGTCCCCGGCTGAGGGCCCACGCTCCCTCGCCGACATCCACCCCCGGATGCCGCTGATGCTGACCCCGGACCGCTGGGACACCTGGCTCGACCCGTCCCGCACCGACCTCCACGACCTGCGCTCCCTGCTCGCGCCGCCGCCCGAGGGGCTGATGCGGGCCTACCCGGTCTCCACCGCCGTCAGCAACGTCCGCAACAACGGACCGGAACTGCTGAAGGAGCTGGAGGGGCCCGAGGAGGGCACACTCTTCTAG
- a CDS encoding M50 family metallopeptidase: protein MDTSTATSLWDELTGLQPDPDLWVVLGTMAAALAVVVPHTLWRLSRNAITIAHEGGHGLVALLTGRQLTGIRLHSDTSGLTVSRGKPHGIGMILTAAAGYTAPPLLGLGGAALLAAGRITLLLWAATALLVAMLVMIRNAYGALTVLVTGGTFVVVSWLAGPQVQAAFAYAAVWFLLLGGVRPAFELQAKRARGGAGDSDADQLSRLTHVPAGLWLFLFHAVSVCSLIGGGRWLLQV, encoded by the coding sequence ATGGACACCAGCACAGCGACCTCACTCTGGGACGAGCTCACCGGCCTCCAGCCCGACCCCGACCTGTGGGTGGTGTTGGGCACCATGGCGGCGGCGCTCGCCGTAGTGGTCCCCCATACGCTGTGGCGGCTCTCGCGCAACGCCATCACCATCGCCCACGAGGGCGGCCACGGTCTGGTCGCCCTGTTGACCGGACGTCAGCTCACCGGCATACGGCTGCACTCCGACACCAGCGGCCTCACCGTCAGCCGGGGCAAGCCGCACGGCATCGGCATGATCCTCACCGCCGCGGCCGGCTACACCGCTCCCCCGCTGCTCGGTCTCGGCGGCGCCGCCCTGCTCGCCGCCGGCCGCATCACCCTGCTGCTGTGGGCGGCGACGGCCCTGCTGGTGGCGATGCTGGTGATGATCCGCAACGCGTACGGGGCGCTGACGGTGCTGGTCACCGGCGGCACGTTCGTGGTGGTGTCCTGGCTCGCCGGGCCCCAGGTGCAGGCGGCGTTCGCGTACGCGGCGGTGTGGTTCCTGCTCCTTGGCGGGGTGCGTCCCGCTTTCGAGCTACAGGCGAAGAGGGCGCGGGGCGGGGCGGGTGACTCGGACGCGGACCAGTTGTCCCGCCTGACGCACGTACCCGCGGGACTGTGGCTGTTCCTGTTCCACGCGGTGAGTGTGTGCTCACTGATAGGCGGCGGCAGGTGGTTGCTGCAGGTGTGA
- the aroA gene encoding 3-phosphoshikimate 1-carboxyvinyltransferase, giving the protein MASNPSDTALWPAPHASAAVDATVHVPGSKSVTNRALVLAALASEPGWLRRPLRSRDTLLMAAALREMGVGIEEGVGPDGTGETWRVLPAGLRGPATVDVGNAGTVMRFLPPVAALADGPIHFDGDPRSYERPLTGVIDALRALGARIDDDGRGALPLTVHGGGALDGGPVEIDASSSSQFVSALLLSGPRFNQGVEVRHTGSALPSMPHIRMTVDMLRAVGAQVDTPESGGEPNVWRVTPGALLGRDLTVEPDLSNAQPFLAAALVTGGKVVIPDWPARTTQPGDRLRKIFTEMGGSCELTEYGLVFTGSGAIHGIDADLGEVGELTPGIAAVAALADSPSTLRGVSHLRLHETDRLAALTKEINELGGDVTETADGLHIRPRRLHGGIFHTYEDHRMATAGAVIGLAVEGVQIENVATTAKTLPDFPDMWSGMLGSEKA; this is encoded by the coding sequence ATGGCTTCGAACCCCTCAGACACCGCCCTCTGGCCCGCCCCCCACGCGAGCGCAGCCGTCGACGCGACGGTCCACGTACCGGGGTCGAAGTCGGTCACGAACCGGGCTCTCGTCCTGGCCGCCCTTGCCAGCGAGCCGGGCTGGCTGCGCCGCCCCCTGCGTTCCCGCGACACCCTCCTCATGGCGGCGGCCCTTCGCGAGATGGGCGTGGGCATCGAAGAGGGAGTCGGTCCCGACGGCACCGGTGAGACCTGGCGGGTCCTGCCGGCAGGCCTCCGCGGCCCCGCCACGGTGGACGTCGGCAACGCGGGCACCGTCATGCGCTTCCTCCCGCCCGTCGCCGCGCTGGCGGACGGCCCGATCCACTTCGACGGCGACCCGAGGTCGTACGAGCGCCCCCTGACCGGTGTGATCGACGCCCTGCGCGCCCTCGGGGCGCGGATCGACGACGACGGCCGCGGCGCGCTGCCGCTCACCGTGCACGGCGGCGGCGCCCTGGACGGCGGACCGGTCGAGATCGACGCGTCCTCGTCGTCCCAGTTCGTGTCGGCGCTCCTGCTGTCCGGCCCGCGCTTCAACCAGGGCGTCGAGGTCCGGCACACGGGCTCGGCGCTGCCCTCGATGCCGCACATCCGGATGACCGTGGACATGCTGCGCGCGGTGGGCGCCCAGGTGGACACCCCGGAGTCGGGCGGCGAGCCGAACGTCTGGCGGGTCACGCCGGGCGCCCTGCTGGGCCGGGACCTCACCGTCGAACCCGACCTGTCCAACGCCCAGCCGTTCCTGGCGGCCGCCCTGGTGACCGGCGGCAAGGTCGTCATCCCGGACTGGCCGGCCCGCACCACCCAGCCCGGTGACCGGCTGCGCAAGATCTTCACCGAGATGGGCGGTTCCTGCGAACTCACCGAGTACGGCCTGGTGTTCACCGGTTCGGGTGCGATCCACGGCATCGACGCCGACCTCGGCGAGGTCGGCGAGCTGACCCCCGGCATCGCGGCCGTGGCGGCCCTCGCGGACTCCCCCTCCACCCTGCGCGGGGTGTCCCATCTGCGCCTGCACGAGACGGACCGGCTGGCCGCGCTCACCAAGGAGATCAACGAACTCGGCGGTGACGTCACCGAGACGGCCGACGGCCTGCACATCCGCCCGCGCCGGTTGCACGGCGGGATCTTCCACACCTACGAGGACCACCGCATGGCCACGGCCGGCGCGGTCATCGGCCTCGCGGTCGAGGGCGTGCAGATCGAGAACGTCGCCACGACGGCCAAGACGCTGCCGGACTTCCCCGACATGTGGAGCGGGATGCTCGGGAGCGAGAAGGCGTAG
- the rsgA gene encoding ribosome small subunit-dependent GTPase A — protein MRRYGKHTDEDDIRSRPNRKGNRPRTHIRPKHEDASWGMVLTVDRGRLTVLVDDRIVMAMKARELGRKAAIVGDRVALVGDLSGQKDTLARIVRIEERTSVLRRTADDDDPYERVVVANADQLAIVTALADPEPRPRLIDRCLVAAFDGGLTPLLVMTKSDLAPPDKLLELYGDLDIPYVVTSREELESGAAVDRVREQLDGKITAFVGHSGVGKTTLVNALVPEDRRRLTGHVNAVTGRGRHTTTSALALPLAGDDGWVIDTPGLRSFGLHHVDPSRVIHAFPDLEPGTENCPRACSHDEPDCALDAWVAEGHADPARLYSLRRLLSTRERTEGD, from the coding sequence ATGCGCCGCTACGGCAAGCACACCGACGAGGACGACATCCGCAGCCGCCCCAACCGCAAGGGCAACCGGCCGCGCACCCATATCCGGCCCAAGCACGAGGACGCGTCCTGGGGCATGGTCCTCACCGTCGACCGGGGCCGGCTGACGGTCCTGGTCGACGACCGGATCGTCATGGCGATGAAGGCCCGCGAACTGGGCCGCAAGGCGGCGATCGTCGGCGACCGGGTGGCCCTCGTCGGCGACCTGTCCGGCCAGAAGGACACCCTCGCGCGGATCGTCCGCATCGAGGAGCGCACGTCGGTCCTGCGCCGCACGGCCGACGACGACGATCCCTACGAGCGGGTGGTCGTCGCCAACGCCGACCAGCTCGCCATCGTCACGGCCCTCGCCGATCCGGAGCCTCGCCCCCGCCTCATCGACCGCTGCCTGGTGGCGGCCTTCGACGGCGGGCTCACCCCGCTCCTGGTCATGACCAAGTCGGACCTCGCCCCGCCGGACAAACTCCTGGAGCTCTACGGCGACCTGGACATCCCCTACGTCGTCACCAGTCGCGAGGAACTGGAGAGCGGCGCCGCGGTGGACCGGGTGCGCGAGCAGCTCGACGGCAAGATCACGGCCTTCGTCGGGCACTCGGGCGTCGGCAAGACGACCCTGGTGAACGCGCTCGTCCCGGAGGACCGCAGGCGCCTGACCGGCCATGTCAACGCGGTGACCGGCCGCGGCCGGCACACCACGACGTCGGCGCTGGCGCTGCCTCTGGCGGGCGACGACGGCTGGGTGATCGACACCCCGGGCCTACGGTCGTTCGGGCTGCACCACGTGGATCCGTCCCGGGTGATCCACGCGTTCCCCGACCTGGAACCCGGGACCGAGAACTGTCCGCGCGCGTGCAGCCACGACGAGCCGGACTGCGCGCTGGACGCGTGGGTGGCCGAGGGCCACGCCGATCCGGCCCGCCTGTACTCCCTGCGCCGGCTGCTGTCGACGCGGGAGCGGACGGAGGGCGACTGA
- a CDS encoding multidrug efflux SMR transporter yields MAWLLVVVAGLLETGFAVCLKLSHGFTRLWPTVAFCIFALGSFGLLTLSLKKLDVGPAYAVWTGIGAAGTAIYGMIFLDDLVSTLKIVSISLVIIGVIGLQLSGSQH; encoded by the coding sequence ATGGCGTGGCTGCTGGTGGTGGTGGCCGGGTTGCTGGAGACCGGTTTCGCCGTGTGCCTGAAGCTCTCCCACGGTTTCACCCGGCTGTGGCCGACCGTGGCCTTCTGCATCTTCGCGCTCGGCAGCTTCGGCCTGCTGACGCTGTCCCTGAAGAAGCTGGACGTCGGCCCCGCGTACGCGGTGTGGACCGGCATCGGCGCGGCGGGCACCGCGATCTACGGGATGATCTTCCTCGACGACCTGGTGTCCACGCTGAAGATCGTCTCGATCAGCCTGGTGATCATCGGAGTGATCGGACTCCAGCTCTCGGGCTCGCAGCACTAG
- a CDS encoding TetR/AcrR family transcriptional regulator, which yields MMPAARESLLDAAYAALARRPWSAVRMVDVAVTAGVSRQTLYNEFGSKEGLARALVRREADGYLVGVDRALTSHGDARERLTATAEWTTASARENALVRAMLTGCWSERLPSPTLSAVPSSSAVPAQRRADGALPSPGDFVALVRDRAVSVLAGPGVHKSDIPDLARSCELAVRLALSCVAAPPGEGGVADLVRSALHRQPV from the coding sequence ATGATGCCTGCTGCGCGGGAATCGCTGCTGGATGCCGCTTATGCGGCGTTGGCGCGTCGGCCGTGGTCCGCCGTGCGGATGGTGGATGTCGCGGTGACGGCCGGAGTGTCCCGGCAGACGCTGTACAACGAGTTCGGGAGCAAGGAAGGGCTGGCCCGCGCGCTGGTGAGACGAGAGGCCGACGGGTATCTCGTCGGCGTCGACCGGGCGCTCACCTCGCACGGCGACGCCCGGGAGCGGCTGACCGCGACCGCCGAGTGGACCACCGCCTCCGCCCGGGAGAACGCGCTGGTACGGGCCATGCTCACCGGCTGCTGGAGCGAGCGGCTGCCCTCGCCGACGCTCTCGGCGGTGCCGTCCTCCTCCGCCGTGCCTGCCCAGCGCCGGGCCGACGGAGCGCTGCCGTCACCGGGCGACTTCGTGGCACTGGTGCGCGACCGTGCCGTCTCGGTCCTCGCCGGCCCCGGCGTCCACAAGTCGGACATCCCCGACCTCGCCCGCTCCTGCGAACTCGCCGTCCGGCTCGCCCTGTCCTGCGTGGCGGCCCCGCCGGGTGAGGGCGGGGTCGCGGACCTGGTGCGCAGCGCGCTGCACCGGCAGCCGGTGTGA
- the hisN gene encoding histidinol-phosphatase, whose amino-acid sequence MPDYLDDLRLAHVLADAADATTMDRFKALDLKVETKPDMTPVSEADKAAEELIRNHLKRARPRDAILGEEYGVEGTGPRRWVIDPIDGTKNYVRGVPVWATLISLMEAAEGGYQPVVGVVSAPALGRRWWAAKGHGAFSGRSLTSASRLHVSQVGKLSDASFAYSSLTGWEDQGRLGGFLDLTREVWRTRAYGDFWPYMMVAEGSIDLCAEPELSLWDMAANAIVVTEAGGTFTGLDGRPGPHSGNAAASNGLLHDEFLGYLNERY is encoded by the coding sequence ATGCCGGACTACCTCGACGACCTCCGCCTCGCCCACGTCCTCGCGGACGCGGCCGACGCGACCACCATGGACCGCTTCAAGGCACTGGACCTCAAGGTCGAGACAAAGCCGGACATGACCCCCGTCAGCGAGGCGGACAAGGCGGCGGAGGAACTCATCCGCAACCACCTCAAGCGCGCCCGCCCCCGCGACGCCATCCTCGGCGAGGAGTACGGCGTCGAGGGCACCGGCCCACGCCGCTGGGTCATCGACCCCATCGACGGCACCAAGAACTACGTCCGGGGGGTTCCCGTCTGGGCCACCCTGATCTCCCTGATGGAGGCGGCGGAGGGCGGCTACCAGCCCGTCGTCGGCGTGGTCTCCGCCCCCGCCCTCGGCCGCCGCTGGTGGGCCGCGAAGGGCCACGGCGCCTTCAGCGGCCGCAGCCTCACCTCCGCGTCCCGCCTCCACGTCTCCCAGGTCGGCAAGCTCTCGGACGCCTCCTTCGCCTACTCCTCCCTCACCGGCTGGGAGGACCAGGGCCGCCTGGGCGGCTTCCTGGACCTGACCCGCGAGGTGTGGCGCACGCGCGCGTACGGCGACTTCTGGCCGTACATGATGGTCGCCGAGGGCTCGATCGACCTGTGCGCGGAACCGGAACTCTCCCTCTGGGACATGGCCGCGAACGCGATCGTCGTCACGGAGGCCGGCGGCACCTTCACCGGGCTCGACGGCCGCCCCGGCCCGCACAGCGGCAACGCCGCCGCGTCCAACGGCCTGCTCCACGACGAGTTCCTGGGCTATCTCAACGAGCGCTACTAG
- a CDS encoding CBS domain-containing protein yields the protein MLVRDAMSTVVLTIGPAHTLRQAAALMSARRVGAAVVLDPDGTGIGILTERDILNSVGLGQNPDTEHAHAHTTTDVVFATPTWTLEEAAQAMAHGGFRHLIVLDHGEPTGIVSVRDIIRCWAPAPQRVPATTGSSH from the coding sequence ATGCTCGTCCGCGACGCCATGAGCACGGTGGTCCTCACCATCGGCCCCGCCCACACGCTCCGCCAGGCCGCCGCCCTGATGTCCGCCCGCCGGGTGGGCGCGGCCGTGGTCCTCGACCCTGACGGCACCGGCATCGGCATTCTGACCGAGCGCGACATCCTGAACTCCGTGGGGCTGGGCCAGAACCCGGACACGGAGCACGCCCACGCCCACACCACCACCGACGTCGTCTTCGCCACCCCGACCTGGACCCTGGAGGAGGCCGCGCAGGCGATGGCCCACGGCGGCTTCCGGCATCTCATCGTGCTGGACCACGGCGAGCCCACGGGCATCGTCTCGGTCCGCGACATCATCCGCTGCTGGGCACCGGCGCCGCAGCGCGTGCCGGCCACCACCGGTTCATCACATTAG
- a CDS encoding Fur family transcriptional regulator, which yields MSDLLERLRGRGWRMTAQRRVVAEVLDGEHVHLTADEVHARAVAKLPEISRATVYNTLGELVSLGEVLEVATDKRAKRYDPNAHRPHHHLVCAQCGAIRDVHPTGDPLTELPDSERFGFTVSGVEVTYRGVCPNCAAA from the coding sequence ATGAGCGACCTTTTGGAACGACTGCGCGGCCGCGGATGGCGGATGACCGCACAGCGGCGCGTCGTGGCCGAGGTCCTCGACGGCGAACACGTCCACCTGACGGCCGACGAGGTCCACGCACGCGCCGTGGCCAAGCTGCCCGAGATCTCCCGGGCGACCGTCTACAACACGCTGGGCGAGCTGGTCTCTCTCGGCGAGGTCCTCGAAGTCGCCACCGACAAGCGCGCCAAGAGGTACGACCCGAACGCCCACCGGCCGCACCACCACCTGGTCTGCGCCCAGTGCGGCGCCATCCGGGACGTGCACCCCACGGGCGACCCGCTGACCGAGCTCCCCGACTCGGAGCGCTTCGGCTTCACCGTCTCGGGCGTCGAGGTGACGTACCGGGGCGTGTGCCCGAACTGCGCGGCGGCGTAA
- a CDS encoding ABC transporter ATP-binding protein, whose product MGDPHPKLHATALTRTFGRPPRSVDALGPLDLSLAPGEFVCLVGPSGCGKSTLLRIAAGLLRPSAGTLEIRTSTPRPAAMIFQDYGIYDWKSVRANVRFGLDIQRVPRREANARADEWLARMGLADFADAYPATLSGGMRQRVAIARALAVEPELLLMDEPFAALDAQLRMILQDELLEITQTLRTTTLFITHSLEEAIVLGDRVLVMSARPGRLIAEHRPPFPRPRTGDIRSAPEFTSLKSELWDLLRKEAIPA is encoded by the coding sequence GTGGGAGATCCGCACCCCAAACTCCACGCCACCGCCCTGACCCGCACCTTCGGCCGCCCGCCTCGCTCCGTCGACGCTCTCGGCCCCCTCGACCTCAGCCTCGCCCCTGGCGAGTTCGTCTGCCTGGTCGGCCCCTCGGGCTGCGGCAAGTCGACGCTGCTGCGCATCGCCGCGGGCCTGCTCCGCCCGAGCGCGGGGACCCTGGAAATCCGCACCTCCACACCCCGCCCGGCGGCCATGATCTTCCAGGACTACGGCATCTACGACTGGAAGTCCGTCCGCGCCAACGTCCGCTTCGGCCTGGACATCCAGCGTGTCCCGCGCCGCGAGGCGAATGCCCGGGCCGACGAGTGGCTGGCCCGCATGGGCCTCGCGGACTTCGCCGACGCGTACCCGGCGACCCTCTCGGGAGGCATGCGCCAGCGCGTGGCGATCGCACGCGCACTGGCCGTGGAGCCCGAACTCCTCCTGATGGACGAGCCGTTCGCCGCCCTGGACGCCCAACTCCGCATGATCCTCCAGGACGAGCTGCTGGAGATCACGCAGACCCTGCGCACCACCACCCTCTTCATCACGCACAGCCTGGAGGAGGCGATCGTCCTCGGCGACCGCGTCCTGGTGATGTCCGCCCGCCCCGGCCGCCTGATCGCCGAACACCGCCCGCCGTTCCCCCGCCCGCGCACCGGCGACATCCGCTCGGCCCCCGAATTCACTTCCCTGAAGAGCGAGTTGTGGGACCTGCTGCGCAAGGAGGCGATACCGGCATGA
- a CDS encoding ABC transporter permease has translation MTTVAPEKVSLLVRRPGPEELHPVRAHRRRRALELSLSTAVPLLLVLLWQLAAAQAWLDDRVYPAPSTILADGWDRAAAGELWPDVWATLKRVLAGYALGTATGYALGLLMGSLSLVRAALEPLLDALYVVPKLALLPVFLNMFGLGEGPQIALVATTVFFFVWISTMSAVISIPSGHRDAGQVFGASPWQMFRHVLLPASLPSVLVGARIAAGVAVLVIVASEQIAATDGLGHLIFDSRALFQNDVMFVGIVCVAVLGVLFSELVRVLGRLLTPWAPRDRGRGQS, from the coding sequence ATGACGACCGTGGCTCCCGAGAAGGTCTCCTTACTCGTCCGCCGCCCGGGCCCGGAAGAACTGCATCCGGTACGCGCCCACCGGCGCAGACGAGCCCTGGAACTGTCCCTGTCGACAGCCGTCCCCCTGCTCCTTGTCCTCCTGTGGCAACTGGCCGCCGCTCAGGCCTGGCTGGACGACCGGGTCTACCCCGCGCCCTCCACCATCCTCGCCGACGGCTGGGACCGCGCGGCGGCCGGCGAGCTGTGGCCGGACGTGTGGGCGACCCTGAAGCGCGTCCTGGCCGGCTACGCGCTCGGCACCGCGACGGGCTACGCCCTGGGCCTCCTGATGGGTTCCCTGTCCCTGGTGCGAGCGGCCCTGGAACCTCTCCTGGACGCCCTGTACGTCGTCCCGAAACTGGCCCTCCTCCCCGTCTTCCTGAACATGTTCGGCCTGGGCGAGGGCCCGCAGATCGCCCTGGTGGCCACGACGGTCTTCTTCTTCGTGTGGATCTCGACCATGTCGGCGGTGATCTCCATCCCCTCCGGCCACCGCGACGCGGGCCAGGTCTTCGGCGCCTCCCCCTGGCAGATGTTCCGCCACGTCCTGCTGCCCGCCTCCCTCCCGTCCGTCCTGGTCGGCGCCCGGATCGCGGCGGGCGTGGCGGTCCTGGTGATCGTCGCCTCGGAACAGATCGCCGCGACCGACGGCCTGGGCCACCTGATCTTCGACTCGCGCGCCCTCTTCCAGAACGACGTGATGTTCGTCGGCATCGTCTGCGTGGCGGTCCTCGGAGTCCTCTTCTCCGAACTGGTCCGCGTCCTGGGCCGCCTGCTCACCCCGTGGGCACCGAGGGACCGCGGAAGGGGCCAGTCGTGA
- a CDS encoding ABC transporter substrate-binding protein, with the protein MKTRFYGAVLTAVALLTSTACTASHDAASPESKAGGGGTRTVRPVAGCGTGARTDPADLSPTRAPARCDSGAPAPHPLAKPRKLTIATGTLSAEYVAPLQVALDKGEFRKEGLDVTLKVLPTPDSLPLLAKGDIDALWAAPEAAVMNGVRGGFDIRWVAANFSPDPKSKSGLWVRLKDGESGDRVKMAGRRMGTMIGKGSVIAYPMEKALGRHGGGLDEIRYQQLGSADVLTALQNGGVDSAWLLDPVWRTVDGKPGYAFLGGQPLGEPLGGMLYGPGLLNDDVDAGVALLRAYIRTVNTYFAADYKTDATFVTYLAKLLKTDEAVLRSTPSLRMDWEIRAGTTDRLQAAYRAQGVVEGEALPESKTVDRALYEEAVGHRP; encoded by the coding sequence GTGAAAACACGCTTCTACGGCGCGGTGCTCACCGCAGTCGCCCTGTTGACGTCGACAGCCTGCACGGCGTCACACGATGCCGCGAGCCCGGAGTCCAAGGCGGGCGGGGGCGGGACACGGACCGTCCGCCCGGTGGCGGGCTGCGGCACCGGCGCCCGGACGGACCCCGCCGACCTCTCCCCGACCCGCGCCCCGGCCCGCTGCGATTCCGGCGCTCCCGCACCCCACCCCCTGGCGAAGCCCCGCAAGCTGACGATCGCGACGGGCACGCTGAGCGCGGAGTACGTGGCACCGCTCCAAGTCGCCCTGGACAAGGGTGAGTTCAGGAAGGAGGGGCTGGACGTCACGCTGAAGGTGCTACCGACCCCCGACTCCCTGCCCCTCCTCGCCAAGGGCGACATCGACGCGTTGTGGGCGGCTCCCGAGGCGGCGGTCATGAACGGCGTCCGGGGCGGTTTCGACATCCGCTGGGTCGCGGCCAACTTCTCCCCCGACCCGAAGTCGAAGAGCGGCCTGTGGGTCCGGCTGAAGGACGGCGAGAGCGGCGACCGGGTGAAGATGGCCGGCCGCAGGATGGGCACGATGATCGGGAAGGGCTCGGTGATCGCGTACCCCATGGAGAAGGCCCTCGGCAGACACGGCGGCGGCCTCGACGAGATCCGGTACCAGCAGCTCGGTTCGGCCGACGTCCTCACGGCCCTCCAGAACGGCGGCGTCGACTCAGCCTGGCTCCTGGACCCGGTCTGGCGCACGGTCGACGGCAAGCCCGGCTACGCCTTCCTGGGCGGCCAGCCGCTCGGCGAGCCCCTGGGCGGCATGCTGTACGGCCCGGGCCTGCTGAACGACGACGTGGACGCGGGGGTCGCCCTGCTGCGGGCGTACATCCGCACGGTGAACACGTACTTCGCGGCCGACTACAAGACGGATGCGACCTTCGTCACCTACCTGGCGAAACTCCTGAAGACCGACGAGGCGGTTCTCAGGTCCACCCCGTCCCTGCGCATGGACTGGGAGATCCGGGCGGGCACGACGGATCGCCTGCAGGCGGCGTACAGGGCGCAGGGCGTGGTGGAGGGCGAGGCCCTGCCGGAGTCGAAGACGGTGGACAGGGCCCTGTACGAGGAGGCGGTGGGCCACCGCCCCTGA